AGGAGTTCGTTGTCATCTCCTGGCTTTTTGACATCCTTCGAAGGGATGCTTGGATCTTCGAGAGGCTTGCGCTCGGTAAAAGGTAAATCTCGTTCTCGACGTTCTGCTTGGAATATCATACGTTTCATTCTCCTTACTTAGGACGT
This genomic stretch from Fimbriimonadales bacterium harbors:
- a CDS encoding ubiquitin-like protein UBact yields the protein MKRMIFQAERRERDLPFTERKPLEDPSIPSKDVKKPGDDNELLRRMRKVDPDQAKRYRQRSGE